The following are encoded together in the Sparus aurata chromosome 1, fSpaAur1.1, whole genome shotgun sequence genome:
- the LOC115589749 gene encoding beta-1,3-galactosyltransferase 5-like → MDNWRRHFKRIFICILGAVTCFLLYFYLDGKSGAWEAPGQRTVSAQPSSSGAGGGGAEPRWEDPGPYHVAYPRNYKFIMDDTPTCKDAAPFLVLIVPVAPNNVAARDAIRKTWGGEKVVLDRRVETLFVLGLPGGADAEQQQEKLKQENLQHRDLIQSDFQDSYRNLTIKTMMMLEWVNARCANASYAMKIDSDIILHVQNLVKLLLDPSTAKQNYMTGLVWWHSPVLRNPFNKFYMPSDVIAEPEYPPYPLGMCYIMSLDLPGKILGVSPQIKPLYIEDVYLGLCLKRLGLSPTDPPEDTMFIVDPQHPLSGCSLSKLIAATTTSIEQMTSYWQRSKEPEAKC, encoded by the coding sequence ATGGATAACTGGAGGAGACACTTCAAGCGCATCTTCATCTGCATCCTGGGAGCAGTGACATGTTTCCTCTTGTATTTCTACCTTGATGGGAAGTCGGGCGCGTGGGAGGCTCCAGGTCAGAGGACGGTATCAGCACAACCATCATCATCAGGAgcgggaggtggaggagcagaaCCACGATGGGAGGACCCCGGGCCGTACCACGTGGCCTATCCACGAAACTACAAATTCATCATGGATGACACGCCGACCTGTAAGGACGCGGCTCCTTTCCTGGTCCTGATTGTACCGGTCGCGCCCAATAATGTGGCGGCTCGGGACGCCATCCGGAAGACGTGGGGTGGTGAGAAAGTGGTTCTGGATCGGCGGGTGGAGACTCTCTTCGTGCTGGGCCTGCCTGGAGGAGCCGacgcagagcagcagcaggagaagctCAAACAGGAGAACCTGCAGCACCGCGACCTGATCCAGAGCGACTTCCAGGACAGCTACCGCAACCTGACCATCAAGACCATGATGATGCTGGAGTGGGTAAATGCGCGCTGTGCCAACGCGTCCTATGCCATGAAGATCGACTCGGACATCATACTCCACGTCCAGAATTTGGTTAAACTGCTGCTTGATCCCAGCACAGCCAAACAAAACTACATGACCGGTCTGGTGTGGTGGCACAGCCCGGTTTTACGAAACCCATTCAACAAGTTCTACATGCCGAGCGATGTGATTGCCGAGCCGGAGTACCCTCCGTATCCTCTGGGCATGTGTTACATCATGTCCTTGGACCTGCCCGGGAAGATCCTGGGAGTCTCTCCGCAGATTAAGCCTCTGTACATCGAAGACGTCTACCTGGGTTTGTGCCTGAAGCGCCTGGGCCTCTCCCCCACCGACCCTCCCGAGGACACCATGTTCATCGTCGACCCTCAGCATCCTCTGAGCGGCTGCAGCCTCTCAAAGCTGATCGCCGCGACGACGACGAGCATCGAGCAGATGACGAGTTACTGGCAGCGGAGCAAAGAGCCCGAAGCTAAATGCTGA
- the LOC115566602 gene encoding beta-1,3-galactosyltransferase 2-like, translated as MEESDSGGTAPTGQVVSSLLCCQKKTSFQSWFKVLLLLGLVFVACYTLSDSSPSWTQLYEHYQSFMKRTNEVNSHPGYPVHPKHRESLRHILNRKTGPTLPPAGTQYHQAYAPNYHFIMDNKDVCKIWTPFLALLVPVAPHNVAARDAIRQTWANRSVVQGEVVRTLFMLGLPGGDDAEQVQETLKQENLKHQDLIQSNFMDTYLNLTIKTMVIMDWLATRCPSAAYAMKIDSDMFLNIDNLVIMLQKPGIPTEKYLTGMLMWDRPVVRSKDSKWYVPEEMYPDPTYPTYCLGMGYLFSNDLPAQFVEISKKIKPFNIEDAYIGMCMKKLGLQPTSPPDASQFKAYNWKYDRCEYSKIITYILASSEQLVEYWTDLKKPGAPCKGSE; from the coding sequence ACAAGTCGTCTCCAGCCTGTTGTGTTGTCAGAAGAAGACTTCCTTTCAGTCCTGGTTCAAGGTCCTGCTCCTGCTCGGCCTAGTGTTTGTCGCGTGTTACACTCTGTCCGACAGCTCTCCATCATGGACTCAATTGTATGAGCACTACCAGAGCTTTATGAAAAGGACCAATgaggttaattcacatcctggTTATCCTGTCCAtccaaaacacagagaaagcCTAAGGCATATCCTTAATCGCAAAACAGGCCCTACTCTACCGCCTGCAGGGACTCAGTACCACCAAGCCTATGCACCCAACTACCACTTTATTATGGATAACAAAGACGTGTGCAAGATCTGGACCCCTTTCCTGGCCCTGTTGGTTCCAGTGGCACCTCATAACGTGGCGGCTCGAGACGCCATCCGGCAGACATGGGCCAACAGAAGCGTGGTTCAGGGCGAGGTGGTGAGGACTCTGTTCATGCTGGGCCTCCCTGGAGGTGATGATGCTGAGCAGGTGCAGGAGACGCTCAAACAGGAGAATCTGAAGCACCAAGACCTGATCCAGAGCAACTTCATGGACACTTACCTCAATCTGACCATCAAAACCATGGTGATCATGGACTGGCTGGCCACGCGCTGCCCTTCAGCAGCATACGCCATGAAGATTGACTCGGACATGTTCCTGAACATCGACAACCTGGTGATCATGCTGCAGAAGCCGGGCATCCCCACGGAGAAATACCTGACGGGGATGTTAATGTGGGACAGGCCGGTCGTGCGTTCGAAGGACTCCAAGTGGTACGTCCCTGAGGAGATGTACCCAGACCCCACCTACCCCACCTACTGTCTGGGCATGGGATATCTCTTCTCCAACGACCTTCCGGCGCAGTTTGTGGAGATctcaaaaaaaatcaaaccctTCAACATTGAGGACGCTTACATTGGGATGTGCATGAAAAAGCTAGGACTTCAACCCACATCACCACCAGATGCCTCCCAGTTCAAGGCCTACAACTGGAAATACGATCGCTGTGAATACTCCAAGATCATCACCTACATTCTTGCGTCTTCAGAACAGTTGGTGGAGTACTGGACAGACTTGAAGAAGCCAGGAGCTCCTTGTAAGGGAAGCGAGTGA